A genomic region of Ensifer adhaerens contains the following coding sequences:
- a CDS encoding lysylphosphatidylglycerol synthase transmembrane domain-containing protein: MKRLQTYFWPIVGLLAILFSVNALYHELRGLSLDEFLASFNAISLKSWLLAIGSTLVAYAALAAYDRLALDHLGHRISIWFITLCSFTTYALSHNLGASVFSGAVVRYRAYRSKGLSPGEVGVLVAFCSFTFTLGTLVLSAVVLLVRPDIIERFAEFLPVEMSLTTGVLILVVIGLYVIGSLVGLPSFRTRWFQLHYPKPRIVFRQLVIAPVELIGAAGIIYFALPEAGNPGYIVILGIFLASFSAALLSHAPGGLGVLELIFIAALPEMDPADVLAALAIFRLLYLVIPFILALVVILVFERARFVAQRPPPGGADPS; encoded by the coding sequence ATGAAGCGGCTGCAGACCTATTTCTGGCCCATCGTCGGGCTTCTTGCGATCCTCTTTTCGGTGAATGCGCTCTATCACGAGCTTCGCGGACTTTCGCTTGACGAATTCCTCGCAAGCTTCAACGCGATTTCGCTGAAGAGCTGGCTGCTGGCGATTGGCTCGACGCTGGTCGCCTATGCGGCGCTGGCGGCCTACGACCGGCTGGCGCTCGACCATCTCGGTCACCGCATCTCGATCTGGTTCATCACGCTCTGCTCGTTCACGACCTATGCGCTGTCGCACAATCTCGGCGCTTCCGTGTTCTCGGGTGCGGTCGTGCGCTACCGGGCCTATCGTTCCAAGGGGCTTTCTCCGGGTGAAGTCGGCGTACTCGTCGCATTCTGCTCCTTCACCTTCACGCTCGGCACGCTGGTGCTTTCAGCCGTCGTCCTTCTGGTGCGGCCCGACATCATCGAACGTTTCGCCGAGTTCCTGCCGGTGGAAATGTCGCTGACCACAGGCGTCCTCATCCTCGTCGTCATCGGGCTCTATGTCATCGGCAGCCTCGTCGGGCTGCCGTCATTCCGCACGCGATGGTTCCAACTGCACTATCCGAAGCCGAGAATCGTCTTCCGGCAACTGGTGATCGCGCCGGTGGAACTGATCGGCGCCGCCGGGATCATCTATTTCGCGCTGCCGGAAGCCGGGAACCCAGGCTACATTGTCATTCTCGGGATCTTTCTTGCCTCATTTTCGGCGGCGCTGCTCTCGCATGCGCCCGGCGGCCTCGGCGTACTCGAGCTGATCTTCATCGCCGCGCTGCCGGAGATGGATCCTGCCGACGTTCTCGCCGCCCTTGCGATCTTCCGTCTGCTCTACCTGGTCATCCCCTTCATCCTGGCGTTGGTGGTGATCCTTGTGTTCGAGCGGGCACGCTTCGTGGCGCAACGCCCGCCGCCGGGAGGCGCCGATCCTTCCTGA
- a CDS encoding M20/M25/M40 family metallo-hydrolase, producing MMADITPVLERADANLPKSLDRLFDLVRIKSISTDPAFKAECRKAAEWLVTELDSLGFTASVRDTPGHPMVVAHHDGAKPDAPHVLFYGHYDVQPVDPLNLWDTDPFEPGLKEIEPGRKVITGRGTADDKGQLLTFVEAVRAYKDVHGGLPCRVTILFEGEEESGSPSLKPFLEANAAELKADYALVCDTSMWDRDTPAISAGLRGLVGEEVIVRAADRDLHSGYFGGAAANPIRILTTILAGLHDENSRVTLPGFYEGVEETPAQIKAAWETLGQTAEKFLGEIGLSIPSGEKNRSVLELTWARPTAEVNGITGGYTGEGFKTVIAAEASAKVSFRLVGNQNPEKIREAFRAYVRSKVPADCSVEFHAHGGSPAIHLPYESPLLNTAKVALSDEWPKPAVIIGMGGSIPIVGDFQKMLGMESLLVGFGLSDDRIHSPNEKYELQSYHKGIRSWIRILDALAA from the coding sequence ATGATGGCAGATATCACCCCCGTTCTCGAACGTGCAGACGCCAACCTGCCGAAGAGCCTCGACCGGCTTTTTGATCTCGTTCGGATCAAGTCGATCTCCACCGACCCGGCCTTCAAGGCGGAATGCCGCAAGGCAGCCGAATGGCTCGTGACCGAACTCGACAGCCTCGGCTTTACCGCTTCGGTGCGCGACACACCCGGCCACCCCATGGTCGTCGCCCATCACGATGGCGCCAAGCCCGATGCGCCGCATGTGCTGTTCTACGGTCACTACGATGTTCAGCCGGTCGATCCGCTCAATCTCTGGGACACGGATCCGTTCGAGCCGGGCCTCAAGGAAATCGAACCCGGCCGCAAGGTGATCACCGGCCGCGGCACGGCTGACGACAAGGGCCAGCTCCTGACCTTCGTCGAAGCGGTGCGCGCCTACAAGGACGTGCATGGCGGCCTGCCCTGCCGCGTCACGATCCTGTTCGAAGGCGAAGAAGAATCCGGTTCGCCGTCGCTGAAGCCCTTCCTCGAAGCCAATGCCGCCGAGCTCAAGGCCGACTACGCGCTGGTCTGCGACACCAGCATGTGGGACCGCGATACGCCGGCCATTTCCGCGGGCCTGCGCGGCCTCGTCGGTGAAGAGGTCATTGTCCGGGCTGCCGACCGCGACCTGCACTCCGGTTATTTCGGTGGCGCTGCCGCCAACCCGATCCGCATCCTCACCACCATCCTCGCAGGCCTTCACGACGAGAACAGCCGCGTAACGCTTCCGGGCTTCTACGAAGGCGTCGAAGAGACGCCCGCCCAGATCAAGGCTGCCTGGGAAACGCTGGGCCAGACCGCGGAGAAGTTCCTCGGCGAAATCGGCCTCTCGATCCCGTCGGGCGAGAAGAACCGCTCGGTGCTGGAACTGACCTGGGCGCGGCCGACCGCGGAAGTCAACGGCATCACCGGCGGCTACACTGGCGAAGGCTTCAAGACGGTGATCGCGGCCGAGGCTTCGGCGAAGGTTTCCTTCCGCCTTGTTGGCAACCAGAACCCGGAAAAGATCCGCGAGGCGTTCCGCGCCTATGTGCGCTCCAAGGTTCCGGCCGACTGCTCGGTCGAGTTCCACGCCCATGGCGGTTCGCCGGCCATCCACCTGCCCTACGAATCTCCGCTGCTCAACACGGCGAAGGTGGCGCTTTCGGATGAATGGCCGAAGCCGGCCGTCATCATCGGCATGGGCGGCTCGATCCCGATCGTCGGCGACTTCCAGAAGATGCTCGGCATGGAATCGCTGCTCGTCGGCTTCGGCCTTTCCGACGACCGGATTCACTCGCCAAACGAGAAGTACGAACTGCAGTCCTACCACAAGGGCATTCGCTCCTGGATCCGCATCCTGGACGCGCTCGCCGCTTAA
- a CDS encoding MarR family winged helix-turn-helix transcriptional regulator, with translation MAFNRMESATYLASLLAKSFSRALHERGQKLGFAPGQFPILLELWAEEGLTQKQLLDRLDIEQATMANTLSRMERDGLIVRRKHPQDKRSQQIFLTERAKEMEAAAKEAALAADQSLLSGLRNFERELMLEYMRMALASVARGDGRA, from the coding sequence ATGGCCTTCAATCGGATGGAATCTGCAACCTATCTGGCCAGCCTGCTGGCGAAGAGCTTTTCGCGCGCGCTGCACGAGCGTGGCCAGAAGCTTGGTTTCGCACCGGGTCAGTTTCCCATCCTGCTCGAGCTTTGGGCCGAGGAGGGCCTGACGCAGAAGCAGCTGCTCGATCGCCTCGACATCGAGCAGGCGACGATGGCCAACACGCTTTCCCGCATGGAGCGCGACGGACTTATCGTCCGCCGCAAGCACCCTCAGGACAAGCGCTCGCAGCAGATCTTCCTGACCGAACGGGCAAAAGAGATGGAGGCGGCCGCCAAGGAAGCAGCCCTTGCCGCCGACCAGTCGCTGCTTTCCGGTCTCAGGAACTTCGAGCGCGAGCTCATGCTCGAATATATGCGCATGGCGCTTGCCAGCGTGGCACGTGGCGACGGCCGCGCCTGA
- the polA gene encoding DNA polymerase I: protein MKNGDHLFLVDGSGFIFRAFHAIPPLNRKSDGLPVNAVSGFCNMLWKLLTDARDTSVGVTPTHFAVIFDYSSKTFRNALYDQYKANRTAPPEDLIPQFGLIRHATRAFNLPCIEKEGYEADDLIATYARLAEAAGAGVTIVSSDKDLMQLVTPNVSMYDSMKDKQISIPEVIEKWGVPPEKMIDLQAMTGDSTDNVPGIPGIGPKTAAQLLEEYGDLETLLARAGEIKQAKRRENIMANADLARLSRQLVELKTDTPLDVPLEDLGLEPQNGPKLIAFLKAMEFTTLTRRVAAATGTDADAVEAANVPVEWGADARGPDLDKGGAATAVSESSSAKAAARGEAAEAAAVLSRAGETDAGDATPQALAAARAEIFAKAPLDHSAYVTIRDIATLEQWIADARDAGVVGFDTETTSLDAMQADLVGFSLAIADHRADPAGTAIRAAYVPLIHKTGVGDLLGGGLAENQIPVAEALSRLKRLLEDPSVLKVAQNLKYDYLVMKRHGITVESFDDTMLMSYVVDAGNGTHGMDALSERWLNHKPIAYKDITGTGKSSVTFDFVDIDRATAYAAEDADVTLRLWHILKARLAAKGLTRVYERLERPLVAVLARMEDRGITIDRQILSRLSGELAQGAAALEDEIYKLAGENFTIGSPKQLGDILFGKMGFAGGSKTKTGQWSTSAQVLEDLAAEGHELPRKIVDWRQLTKLKSTYTDALPGFVHPETKRVHTSYALAATTTGRLSSSDPNLQNIPVRTAEGRKIRTAFIATPGHKLVSADYSQIELRVLAHVADIPQLRQAFADGVDIHAMTASEMFGVPVEGMPGEIRRRAKAINFGIIYGISAFGLANQLSIERSEASDYIKRYFERFPGIRDYMEGTKVYAREHGYVETIFGRRAHYPDIRSSIPSHRAFNERAAINAPIQGSAADIIRRAMAKMEPALAGAKLSARMLLQVHDELIFEVEDAEVEKTIPIVVSVMENAAMPALDMKVPLKVDARAATNWDEAH from the coding sequence ATGAAAAACGGTGATCATCTCTTCCTCGTCGACGGCTCCGGATTCATTTTCCGGGCGTTCCACGCCATCCCGCCGCTCAACCGCAAATCCGATGGCCTTCCGGTCAACGCGGTCTCGGGTTTTTGCAACATGTTATGGAAGCTGCTCACCGATGCGCGCGACACGTCGGTCGGCGTCACGCCGACCCATTTCGCGGTTATCTTCGACTATTCGTCGAAGACGTTCCGCAACGCGCTCTACGATCAGTACAAGGCGAACCGCACGGCGCCGCCGGAAGATCTGATCCCGCAGTTCGGCCTGATTCGCCACGCGACGCGCGCCTTCAATCTGCCCTGCATCGAAAAGGAAGGCTACGAGGCGGACGATCTGATCGCCACCTATGCCAGGCTTGCCGAGGCGGCCGGCGCAGGTGTCACCATCGTCTCCTCCGACAAGGACCTGATGCAGCTCGTCACCCCGAATGTGTCGATGTACGACAGCATGAAGGACAAGCAGATCTCTATCCCGGAAGTGATCGAGAAATGGGGCGTGCCGCCGGAAAAGATGATCGATCTCCAGGCGATGACCGGTGACTCCACCGACAACGTCCCCGGCATTCCCGGCATCGGCCCGAAGACGGCGGCGCAGCTGCTGGAAGAATACGGCGACCTTGAAACGCTGCTGGCGCGCGCCGGTGAGATCAAGCAGGCCAAGCGCCGCGAGAACATCATGGCGAACGCCGATCTCGCACGCCTGTCGCGCCAGCTCGTCGAACTCAAGACCGACACGCCGCTGGATGTCCCGCTGGAGGATCTGGGCCTTGAGCCGCAGAACGGGCCGAAGCTGATCGCCTTCTTGAAGGCGATGGAATTCACCACGCTGACGCGCCGCGTTGCTGCTGCGACCGGCACCGATGCCGACGCCGTCGAAGCCGCCAATGTTCCGGTGGAATGGGGCGCGGATGCGCGTGGCCCGGATCTCGACAAGGGTGGCGCAGCGACGGCCGTCAGCGAAAGCTCTTCCGCCAAGGCGGCGGCCCGTGGGGAGGCGGCAGAGGCGGCCGCCGTCCTGTCGCGTGCCGGCGAAACGGACGCGGGAGATGCCACGCCGCAGGCGCTGGCGGCGGCGCGCGCCGAGATCTTCGCCAAGGCGCCGCTCGATCACAGCGCCTATGTCACGATCCGCGACATCGCCACGCTCGAGCAGTGGATCGCTGACGCGCGCGATGCCGGCGTTGTCGGATTCGACACGGAAACGACGTCGCTCGATGCCATGCAGGCCGATCTCGTCGGCTTTTCGCTGGCGATTGCCGATCATCGGGCAGACCCGGCGGGCACCGCCATCCGGGCGGCCTATGTTCCGCTGATACACAAGACCGGCGTCGGCGATCTCCTGGGCGGAGGGCTTGCCGAAAACCAGATTCCGGTCGCAGAAGCGCTGAGCCGGCTGAAGCGCCTGCTCGAGGACCCCTCCGTCCTCAAGGTCGCGCAGAACCTGAAATACGATTATCTCGTCATGAAGCGGCACGGCATCACCGTGGAGAGCTTCGACGACACGATGCTGATGTCCTACGTGGTCGACGCGGGCAACGGCACCCATGGTATGGATGCGCTCTCCGAACGCTGGCTGAACCACAAGCCGATCGCCTACAAGGACATCACCGGCACCGGCAAGTCGTCGGTGACCTTCGATTTCGTCGATATCGACAGGGCGACGGCCTACGCGGCCGAGGATGCGGACGTCACGCTGAGGCTTTGGCATATCCTGAAGGCGCGGCTTGCCGCCAAGGGGCTGACGCGCGTCTATGAGCGGCTGGAGCGGCCGCTGGTTGCCGTTCTCGCGCGCATGGAAGATCGCGGCATCACCATCGATCGCCAAATCCTGTCGCGGCTTTCGGGTGAACTCGCGCAAGGTGCCGCCGCACTGGAAGACGAGATCTACAAGCTCGCCGGCGAAAACTTCACCATCGGCTCGCCGAAGCAGCTCGGCGATATCCTGTTCGGCAAGATGGGCTTTGCCGGCGGTTCGAAGACCAAGACCGGCCAATGGTCGACCTCGGCGCAGGTGCTCGAAGACCTGGCCGCCGAAGGCCACGAACTGCCGCGCAAGATCGTCGACTGGCGGCAGCTGACCAAGCTCAAGTCCACCTACACCGACGCGCTTCCCGGCTTCGTCCATCCGGAGACGAAGCGCGTGCATACGTCCTACGCGCTTGCCGCCACCACGACAGGGCGGCTCTCGTCTTCGGATCCGAACCTGCAGAACATTCCGGTGCGCACCGCCGAAGGCCGCAAGATCCGCACCGCCTTCATCGCAACGCCCGGCCACAAGCTGGTGTCGGCCGACTACAGCCAGATCGAACTGCGCGTGCTTGCGCATGTCGCCGATATTCCGCAGCTTCGCCAGGCCTTTGCCGACGGCGTCGACATCCATGCGATGACGGCGTCGGAAATGTTCGGTGTTCCGGTCGAGGGCATGCCCGGCGAAATCCGCCGTCGCGCCAAGGCGATCAACTTCGGCATCATCTACGGCATTTCGGCCTTCGGTCTCGCCAATCAGCTGTCGATCGAACGTTCCGAGGCGAGCGATTACATCAAGCGCTACTTCGAGCGTTTCCCCGGCATTCGCGACTATATGGAAGGGACCAAGGTCTACGCCCGCGAACACGGCTACGTCGAGACCATCTTCGGCCGACGGGCGCATTATCCGGACATCCGCTCGTCAATCCCGTCGCACCGCGCCTTCAACGAGCGTGCTGCGATCAACGCTCCGATCCAGGGCTCGGCCGCCGATATCATCCGCCGCGCCATGGCGAAGATGGAGCCGGCGCTGGCGGGGGCGAAGCTCTCGGCCCGCATGCTGCTGCAGGTGCATGACGAACTGATCTTCGAAGTCGAGGACGCCGAAGTCGAAAAGACCATCCCGATCGTCGTCTCGGTGATGGAGAACGCGGCGATGCCGGCGCTCGACATGAAGGTGCCGCTCAAGGTTGATGCGCGCGCCGCAACCAACTGGGACGAGGCGCACTAA
- the purU gene encoding formyltetrahydrofolate deformylase: MAPKTFILVLSCDDKPGIVASVTTELAALGANIAESNQFWDTKTNSFFMRIAFQVAASVQASDVERALRPAVERFQMRTTLADAAVKPKILVLVSRFDHALLHLLYQIRVGWLNAEVVAIVSNHEDSHSTAEAEGLAYHCWPVSKENKAEQEERLLRLVQETGADLVILARYMQVFSDNLSKRLYGKAINIHHSFLPSFKGAKPYHQAHERGVKLIGATAHYVTPDLDEGPIIEQETERVSHALTAEDFVATGRDIESRVLARAVKLHLERRVMLNGHRTVVFR; encoded by the coding sequence ATGGCGCCGAAGACCTTCATTCTTGTCCTGTCCTGCGACGACAAACCCGGCATTGTCGCCTCTGTCACCACCGAGCTTGCCGCGCTCGGTGCGAACATCGCCGAGAGCAATCAGTTCTGGGATACCAAGACCAACAGCTTTTTCATGCGCATCGCTTTTCAGGTTGCGGCGAGCGTTCAGGCAAGCGACGTCGAGCGCGCCTTGCGGCCTGCCGTCGAGCGTTTCCAGATGCGGACCACGCTCGCGGACGCCGCGGTGAAACCGAAGATCCTCGTTCTCGTCTCCAGGTTCGACCATGCGCTGCTGCACCTTCTCTACCAGATCCGCGTCGGCTGGCTGAACGCGGAGGTGGTAGCCATCGTTTCCAACCACGAAGACAGCCATAGCACCGCCGAGGCCGAAGGGCTCGCCTATCACTGTTGGCCGGTATCGAAGGAGAACAAGGCCGAACAGGAGGAAAGGCTCTTGCGCCTGGTTCAGGAGACCGGCGCCGATCTCGTGATCCTCGCCCGCTACATGCAGGTCTTTTCGGACAATCTGTCGAAGCGCCTCTACGGCAAGGCGATCAACATCCACCACTCCTTCCTGCCGAGCTTCAAGGGCGCCAAGCCCTATCATCAGGCGCATGAGCGCGGGGTGAAGCTGATCGGCGCGACAGCGCATTACGTCACGCCCGATCTCGACGAGGGCCCGATCATCGAGCAGGAAACCGAACGAGTCAGTCATGCGCTGACGGCGGAGGATTTTGTCGCCACCGGCCGCGATATCGAAAGCCGCGTTCTGGCCCGTGCCGTCAAGCTGCACCTGGAGCGACGCGTCATGCTCAACGGTCACAGGACGGTCGTGTTTAGATGA
- a CDS encoding TetR family transcriptional regulator, with protein sequence MRRTKADAEATRQKILCAAERVFYEKGVSNTTLEEIAKAAGVTRGAIYWHFANKTDLFLALHDAVPLPQEDMVAREIEAEAADTLSILEGAMGDWLDVLAADEQRQRILTIMLRTNYDGDLGEVLARQKELDEHHNVVLELAFSRALAKGQMHETWTPASATRTLHWMMLGLCTEWLLFGRRFDLKADGREGLSRLFATFRAPAVTATPVAARL encoded by the coding sequence ATGCGCCGAACAAAAGCCGACGCGGAAGCAACCCGGCAGAAGATCCTATGCGCCGCCGAGCGCGTCTTCTACGAAAAGGGCGTCTCGAACACGACGCTGGAAGAAATCGCCAAGGCCGCCGGTGTGACCCGCGGCGCCATCTACTGGCACTTTGCCAACAAGACCGACCTGTTCCTCGCGCTGCACGATGCCGTGCCCCTGCCGCAGGAAGACATGGTGGCCCGCGAGATCGAAGCGGAAGCCGCCGATACACTCTCCATCCTCGAAGGCGCCATGGGCGACTGGCTGGATGTTCTCGCCGCCGACGAGCAGCGCCAGCGCATCCTCACGATCATGCTACGCACCAACTACGACGGCGATCTGGGCGAGGTGCTCGCCCGGCAGAAGGAGCTCGACGAACACCATAACGTCGTGCTCGAGCTCGCCTTTTCCCGCGCGCTTGCCAAGGGGCAGATGCACGAGACCTGGACCCCGGCCTCGGCGACCAGAACGCTGCACTGGATGATGCTGGGGCTCTGTACCGAGTGGCTGCTCTTCGGCCGCCGTTTCGATCTGAAGGCCGATGGGCGCGAAGGCTTGAGCCGGCTTTTTGCCACCTTCCGCGCGCCGGCCGTCACCGCGACCCCGGTTGCCGCACGCCTCTAG
- a CDS encoding efflux RND transporter permease subunit, whose amino-acid sequence MPSFFIDRPIFAWVVAIFIMVAGVIAIPLLPVSQYPDVAPPQISINTSYPGASSQDTYQSVTRLIEDELNGVEGLLYFESTSSASGSVEISATFAPGTDPGQAAVDIQNRVRRVEPRLPDSVKRQGVQVDEAGSGFLMIVALTSTDGSMDAIGLGDYLSRNVLSEIQRVPGVGRAQLFATERSMRVWLDPDKMLGLNLTAADVTNAITAQNAQIASGSIGAQPNPISQQISAPVVVKGQLESAEEFGAIVLRANPDGSSVRLRDVARIEIGGESYAFSTRLNGKPSAAIAVQLSPSGNAMSTSAAIKERMDELAKFFPQGLEYSVPYDTSPFVAVSIEKVLSTLVEAVALVFIVMFLFLQNIRYTIIPTLVVPVALLGTCAVMLAMGFSINVLTMFGMVLAIGILVDDAIIVVENVERIMSEEGLTPKEATRKAMKQITGAVIGITLVLASVFIPMAFFPGAVGVIYRQFSLTMVVSILFSALLALSLTPALCASFLKQVPKGHHHAKRGFFGWFNRSFDKTSHGYSGIVKRLVHRTGRYMIVYVAVLAGLGWLFMKLPSSFLPDEDQGFVIVMMQLPSEATGNRTTEVVEQAEKIFGQETAVERIIAINGFSFFGTGQNAALAFVTLKDWKERDANNAAQSIAMRATMAMSQIKDAISFALSPPAIQGLGTTGGFSFRLQDRGGLGQAALSQARDQLLGMAAESKVLAGVRFEGMPDAAQVSVTIDREKANTFGVTFADINSTISTNLGSSYVNDFPNAGRMQRVTVQADEGQRMQTADLLNLNVRNANGGMVPLSAFATVEWVKASTQTIGYNGYPSVRISGEAAPGYSSGDAIAEMQRLAGQLPTGFGYEWTGQSLQEIQSGTQAPLLIALSCLLVFLCLAALYESWSIPVAVIMVVPLGVIGSVLAVTMRDMPNDVYFKVGLIAIIGLSAKNAILIIEFAKELREQGKSLIDATLEAAHLRFRPILMTSLAFTLGVLPLAIATGASSGSQRAIGTGVMGGMISATVLAIFFVPVFFVFVTKIFGRKKVENTPTAAENPTPAE is encoded by the coding sequence ATGCCTAGTTTTTTCATCGACAGGCCTATTTTTGCCTGGGTGGTGGCGATCTTCATCATGGTCGCCGGCGTCATTGCGATCCCGCTTCTGCCGGTATCGCAATATCCTGACGTCGCGCCGCCGCAGATCTCCATCAACACGAGCTACCCCGGCGCCTCGTCGCAGGACACCTATCAGAGCGTCACGCGACTGATCGAAGACGAACTAAACGGCGTCGAAGGTCTGCTCTATTTCGAATCGACCTCCAGCGCCTCCGGCTCGGTCGAAATCAGCGCGACCTTTGCCCCCGGCACTGACCCGGGCCAGGCGGCCGTCGACATCCAGAACCGCGTTCGCCGCGTCGAGCCGCGCCTGCCCGATTCGGTCAAGCGCCAGGGCGTTCAGGTCGATGAAGCCGGCTCCGGCTTCCTCATGATCGTCGCGCTCACCTCGACTGACGGCTCGATGGACGCCATAGGCCTTGGCGACTATCTGAGCCGCAACGTGCTCAGCGAAATCCAGCGCGTGCCCGGCGTCGGCCGTGCGCAGCTGTTTGCGACCGAACGTTCGATGCGCGTCTGGCTCGATCCGGACAAGATGCTGGGTCTGAACCTGACGGCAGCGGACGTGACGAACGCGATCACGGCGCAGAACGCCCAGATCGCCTCCGGCTCGATCGGCGCACAGCCGAACCCGATCAGCCAGCAGATCAGCGCGCCCGTCGTCGTCAAGGGCCAGCTGGAGAGCGCCGAAGAGTTCGGCGCGATCGTGCTTCGCGCCAATCCGGATGGCTCCTCCGTCCGCCTGCGCGACGTTGCCCGCATCGAGATCGGTGGCGAAAGCTACGCCTTCTCGACGCGCCTTAACGGCAAGCCCTCGGCGGCTATCGCCGTCCAGCTGTCGCCGAGCGGCAATGCCATGTCGACATCGGCGGCTATCAAGGAACGCATGGACGAACTGGCGAAGTTCTTCCCGCAGGGCCTCGAATATTCGGTTCCCTACGACACCTCGCCCTTCGTCGCCGTCTCGATCGAAAAAGTGCTTTCGACGCTGGTCGAAGCGGTCGCGCTGGTGTTCATCGTGATGTTCCTGTTCCTGCAGAACATCCGCTACACCATCATCCCGACGCTCGTCGTGCCGGTCGCACTCCTCGGCACCTGCGCGGTCATGCTGGCGATGGGTTTCTCGATCAACGTTCTGACCATGTTCGGCATGGTGCTGGCGATCGGCATTCTCGTCGACGATGCGATCATCGTCGTCGAAAACGTCGAACGCATCATGTCCGAGGAAGGGCTGACGCCGAAGGAAGCCACCCGCAAGGCGATGAAGCAGATCACCGGCGCCGTCATCGGCATCACGCTGGTTCTAGCCTCCGTGTTCATTCCGATGGCCTTCTTCCCGGGTGCCGTCGGCGTGATCTATCGCCAGTTCTCGCTGACGATGGTCGTCTCGATCCTGTTCTCGGCACTTCTCGCCCTGTCGCTGACGCCGGCACTTTGCGCGAGCTTCCTGAAGCAGGTGCCGAAGGGTCACCACCACGCCAAGCGCGGCTTCTTCGGCTGGTTCAACCGCTCGTTCGACAAGACCTCGCACGGCTATAGCGGCATCGTGAAGCGCCTGGTCCACCGGACCGGCCGCTACATGATCGTCTACGTCGCCGTGCTCGCCGGTCTCGGCTGGCTGTTCATGAAGCTGCCGTCGTCGTTCCTGCCGGACGAAGACCAGGGCTTCGTGATCGTCATGATGCAGCTGCCGTCGGAAGCCACGGGCAACCGCACGACCGAGGTGGTGGAGCAGGCCGAGAAGATCTTCGGCCAGGAGACGGCAGTCGAACGCATCATCGCGATCAACGGCTTCTCCTTCTTCGGCACCGGCCAGAACGCAGCGCTCGCCTTCGTGACGCTGAAGGACTGGAAGGAACGCGATGCCAACAATGCCGCTCAGTCGATCGCCATGCGGGCGACGATGGCGATGAGCCAGATCAAGGATGCGATCAGCTTCGCGCTGTCGCCGCCAGCGATCCAGGGCCTCGGCACCACGGGCGGCTTCTCGTTCCGCCTGCAGGACCGCGGCGGCCTCGGCCAGGCGGCGCTGTCGCAGGCGCGCGACCAGCTTCTCGGCATGGCAGCCGAAAGCAAGGTGCTCGCCGGCGTCCGCTTCGAGGGCATGCCCGATGCAGCCCAGGTCAGCGTCACCATCGACCGCGAGAAGGCCAACACCTTCGGTGTGACCTTCGCCGACATCAACTCGACGATCTCGACCAACCTCGGCTCGTCCTACGTCAACGACTTCCCCAACGCCGGACGCATGCAGCGCGTGACGGTGCAGGCGGACGAAGGTCAGCGCATGCAGACCGCCGATCTCCTGAACCTCAACGTCCGCAACGCCAACGGCGGCATGGTGCCACTGTCGGCCTTCGCCACCGTGGAATGGGTCAAGGCGTCGACGCAGACGATCGGTTATAACGGCTATCCGTCAGTCCGCATCAGCGGCGAGGCGGCACCGGGCTATTCATCCGGTGACGCAATCGCCGAGATGCAGCGTCTCGCCGGACAGCTTCCCACGGGCTTCGGCTACGAATGGACGGGCCAGTCGCTGCAGGAAATCCAGTCCGGCACCCAGGCGCCTCTCCTGATCGCACTGTCGTGCCTGCTGGTGTTCCTGTGCCTGGCGGCCCTCTACGAGAGCTGGTCGATCCCGGTCGCGGTCATCATGGTCGTTCCGCTCGGCGTCATCGGCTCCGTGCTGGCGGTCACCATGCGCGACATGCCGAACGACGTGTACTTCAAGGTGGGCCTGATCGCGATCATCGGTCTGTCGGCCAAGAACGCGATCCTGATCATCGAATTTGCCAAGGAACTGCGCGAGCAGGGCAAGTCGCTGATCGACGCGACGCTGGAGGCGGCACATCTTCGCTTCCGGCCGATCCTGATGACGTCACTGGCCTTCACGCTCGGCGTTCTGCCGCTGGCGATCGCCACGGGCGCCAGCTCCGGCAGCCAGCGCGCCATCGGCACGGGCGTCATGGGCGGGATGATCTCGGCAACGGTGCTCGCCATCTTCTTCGTTCCGGTCTTCTTCGTATTCGTCACGAAGATCTTCGGTCGAAAGAAGGTGGAAAACACACCGACAGCCGCAGAAAACCCGACACCCGCCGAGTAA